A single region of the Paraburkholderia sp. SOS3 genome encodes:
- a CDS encoding carbohydrate ABC transporter permease, whose amino-acid sequence MSRPASASAPAALRASGSVSPRMTTPWLLIAPSLILALFIISYPIFNIVYQSMHEVSRFGAIRDFNGLQNFYAVFTDPVFLDATRRTLVWTACVVGGTVLLSVPVALILNQDFYGRGVARTIVMLPWSVSLTMTAVVWRWAFNDDYGMVNVTLQRLGLIGGPIHWLATPELAFPVEIAVGILVSIPFTVTILLGGLSSVPGDIYEAARIDGASAWQQFRQLTLPLLRPFINMAILLNVIYVFNSFPIIWVMTQGGPDNGTHILVTYLYELGFRLGRPGQAAAVSLIMLVMLFVFSIAYLRMQPQKEGDTA is encoded by the coding sequence ATGAGCCGCCCCGCCTCCGCTTCCGCACCCGCCGCGCTGCGCGCTTCAGGGTCCGTTTCGCCGCGCATGACCACGCCATGGCTGCTGATCGCGCCCAGCCTGATCCTCGCGCTGTTCATCATCAGCTACCCGATTTTCAACATCGTGTATCAGTCGATGCACGAGGTGTCGCGCTTCGGCGCGATTCGCGATTTCAACGGGCTGCAGAATTTCTATGCCGTGTTCACCGACCCCGTGTTTCTCGACGCAACGCGCCGCACGCTCGTGTGGACCGCATGCGTGGTCGGCGGCACGGTGCTGCTTTCGGTGCCCGTCGCGCTGATCCTGAACCAGGATTTTTACGGCCGCGGCGTCGCGCGCACGATCGTGATGCTGCCGTGGTCCGTGTCGCTGACGATGACCGCCGTGGTCTGGCGCTGGGCCTTCAACGACGATTACGGCATGGTCAACGTCACGCTGCAGCGCCTTGGTTTGATCGGCGGCCCGATTCACTGGCTCGCGACGCCTGAGCTCGCGTTTCCGGTGGAAATCGCCGTCGGCATTCTCGTATCCATTCCGTTTACGGTGACGATCCTGCTCGGCGGCCTGTCTTCGGTGCCCGGCGATATTTACGAAGCCGCGCGCATCGACGGTGCAAGCGCCTGGCAGCAATTCCGCCAGCTGACGCTGCCGTTGCTGCGGCCGTTCATCAACATGGCGATCCTGCTGAACGTGATCTACGTGTTCAACTCGTTCCCGATCATCTGGGTGATGACGCAAGGCGGCCCCGACAACGGCACGCATATTCTCGTCACCTATCTTTACGAACTCGGCTTCCGGCTCGGCCGGCCGGGTCAGGCGGCCGCGGTGTCGCTGATCATGCTCGTGATGCTGTTCGTGTTTTCGATCGCGTATCTGCGCATGCAGCCGCAGAAAGAAGGAGACACAGCATGA
- a CDS encoding carbohydrate ABC transporter permease — MNTKMKRSLWCWLALSPLVVVVLFPFAVMFFTALKPAPEVFVYPARWLPMHWHWQNFVDMWDAANFGVALRNSAVISCLSTLLALAVSLPAAYALARFPFSGRSVYRQFLLVTQMLSPILLVVGLFRLAAMIPYGDGNLVDSKIGVIVSYAAFNIAFAVWMLSSYFQTVPRDLEESAWLEGCSRTRAVFKVFLPLAVPAIVVTAIFTFINAWNEFAVVYTLIRSPENKTLTVQVTDMVAGKYTVEWQLVMAATLCATLPVSVVFAWLQRYLVKGLALGAVK, encoded by the coding sequence ATGAACACGAAAATGAAACGCTCGCTATGGTGCTGGCTCGCGCTGTCGCCGCTCGTCGTGGTCGTGCTGTTTCCGTTCGCGGTCATGTTTTTCACCGCGCTGAAGCCCGCGCCGGAAGTATTCGTCTATCCCGCGCGGTGGTTGCCGATGCACTGGCACTGGCAGAACTTTGTCGATATGTGGGATGCCGCGAATTTCGGCGTCGCGCTGCGCAATAGCGCGGTCATCAGCTGCCTGTCGACGCTGCTCGCGCTCGCGGTCAGCCTGCCCGCCGCTTATGCGCTCGCGCGCTTTCCGTTTAGCGGTCGCAGCGTGTACCGGCAGTTCCTGCTCGTCACGCAAATGCTGTCGCCCATTCTGCTGGTGGTCGGTCTGTTCCGGCTCGCGGCGATGATTCCGTACGGCGACGGCAATCTCGTCGATTCGAAAATCGGCGTCATCGTGTCATATGCGGCGTTCAATATCGCGTTTGCCGTGTGGATGCTGTCGTCGTATTTCCAGACGGTGCCGCGCGACCTCGAAGAATCGGCGTGGCTCGAAGGCTGCAGCCGGACGCGCGCGGTATTCAAGGTGTTTCTGCCGCTCGCGGTGCCGGCTATCGTGGTGACGGCGATTTTCACGTTCATCAATGCGTGGAACGAGTTCGCGGTGGTGTATACGCTGATCCGCTCGCCTGAGAACAAGACGCTGACCGTGCAGGTCACCGATATGGTGGCGGGCAAGTACACGGTCGAATGGCAACTCGTCATGGCCGCCACCTTGTGTGCGACGCTGCCGGTTTCGGTGGTGTTCGCGTGGCTCCAGCGCTATCTCGTCAAAGGGCTTGCGCTCGGTGCGGTGAAGTAG
- a CDS encoding DHA2 family efflux MFS transporter permease subunit produces MTHNIEGRTRWLALVVLCLGVLMIVLDTTIVNVALPSIAADLGFSETSLVWVVNAYMLTFGGFLLLGGRLGDLYGHRKLFLAGITLFTLASLACGLANSQVMLVCARAVQGLGGAVVSAVSLSLIMNLFTEPDERAKAMGVYGFVCAGGGSIGVLLGGLLTNLLSWHWIFLVNLPIGIAVYALCVTLLPAGRGHAHGERLDVAGAITVTASLMLAVYAIVNGNEAGWTSAQTLGFIGIAVALLALFLAIETRVQHPLMPLALFRMRNVSIANAIGVLWAAAMFAWFFISALYMQRVLGFAPFQVGLAFLPANLIMAVFSLGLSARIVMRFGIRRPIGVGLLLAAIGLLLFARAPVAGQFVADVLPGMVLLGIGAGVAFNPVLLAAMNDVEPSDTGLASGIVNTSFMMGGALGLAVLASLAAAQTGELGATQDMHTALTDGYHVAFLCGAIFAALAAALGAFALRTAPSQEAQAQEQNKHRAATDRV; encoded by the coding sequence ATGACCCACAATATCGAAGGCCGCACGCGCTGGCTGGCACTCGTCGTGCTTTGCCTCGGCGTGCTGATGATCGTGCTCGACACGACGATCGTCAATGTCGCCTTGCCCTCGATTGCAGCCGATCTCGGCTTCTCGGAAACGTCGCTCGTGTGGGTCGTCAATGCATACATGCTGACGTTCGGCGGCTTTTTACTGCTCGGCGGCCGTCTCGGCGATCTCTACGGGCACCGCAAGCTGTTTCTCGCCGGCATCACGCTGTTCACGCTGGCGTCGCTCGCCTGCGGGCTCGCCAATTCGCAGGTGATGCTCGTCTGTGCGCGCGCGGTGCAGGGTCTCGGCGGCGCAGTCGTCTCCGCCGTGTCGCTATCGCTGATCATGAACCTGTTTACCGAGCCCGACGAGCGCGCGAAAGCAATGGGCGTGTACGGCTTCGTCTGCGCGGGCGGCGGCAGCATCGGCGTGCTGCTCGGCGGCCTGCTGACGAATCTGCTGAGCTGGCACTGGATCTTTCTCGTCAACCTGCCAATCGGCATCGCCGTGTATGCGTTGTGCGTCACATTGCTGCCCGCAGGCCGCGGCCATGCGCACGGCGAGCGGCTCGACGTTGCAGGTGCGATCACGGTGACGGCGTCGTTGATGCTCGCCGTCTACGCGATCGTCAACGGCAACGAAGCGGGCTGGACGTCCGCGCAGACGCTCGGCTTCATCGGCATTGCGGTCGCGCTGCTTGCCCTGTTCCTCGCGATCGAAACGCGTGTGCAGCATCCGCTGATGCCGCTCGCGCTGTTCCGGATGCGCAACGTGTCGATCGCCAATGCGATCGGCGTGTTGTGGGCCGCGGCGATGTTCGCGTGGTTTTTCATCTCGGCGCTCTACATGCAGCGCGTGCTCGGTTTTGCGCCATTTCAGGTCGGACTTGCGTTTTTGCCCGCGAATCTGATCATGGCGGTCTTTTCGCTTGGACTTTCCGCACGCATCGTGATGCGCTTTGGTATTCGCCGGCCGATCGGCGTGGGTCTGCTGCTCGCCGCGATCGGGCTTTTGCTGTTTGCGCGCGCGCCGGTCGCCGGCCAGTTCGTGGCCGACGTGCTGCCCGGCATGGTGCTGCTCGGCATCGGCGCGGGCGTTGCCTTCAACCCCGTGCTGCTCGCCGCGATGAACGACGTCGAGCCGAGCGATACCGGACTTGCGTCCGGTATCGTCAACACGTCGTTCATGATGGGCGGCGCGCTCGGTCTGGCGGTACTCGCCAGCCTCGCGGCCGCGCAAACGGGCGAGCTTGGCGCGACGCAGGACATGCACACGGCACTCACGGACGGCTATCACGTCGCGTTTCTGTGCGGGGCGATCTTCGCCGCGCTGGCCGCGGCGCTCGGCGCATTCGCGCTGCGCACGGCACCGTCGCAGGAAGCGCAAGCGCAAGAACAAAACAAACACCGCGCCGCGACGGATCGGGTTTGA
- a CDS encoding SDR family oxidoreductase, with product MNRFEGKTVLVTGGNSGMGLVTAQAFAAEGARVIITGRDDASLAAAALTLGETALAIRNDAGSAAGARELAQRLANEDVRLDAVFINAGVAKFAAFADVAESMWDESFDINVKGPYFQIQALTPLLNKGASIVLNASINAHIGMPLSSVYAASKAALISLAKTLSAELLPRGARVNVVSPGPVTTPLHAKLGFDDDTREQLRNQIPLGRFGDSSEIASTVLHLASPESGFIVGTEIVIDGGMIQL from the coding sequence ATGAATCGCTTTGAAGGAAAAACCGTACTCGTGACCGGCGGCAACAGCGGAATGGGTCTCGTCACTGCGCAGGCTTTCGCCGCCGAAGGCGCACGTGTGATCATCACCGGTCGCGATGACGCTTCGCTTGCAGCGGCGGCGCTGACGCTCGGCGAAACCGCACTCGCGATCCGCAACGACGCGGGCTCGGCGGCCGGCGCGCGCGAACTTGCGCAGCGTCTTGCCAACGAGGACGTGCGGCTCGACGCGGTGTTCATCAATGCCGGCGTCGCGAAGTTCGCTGCGTTTGCCGACGTGGCGGAATCGATGTGGGACGAGTCGTTCGACATCAACGTCAAAGGTCCGTACTTCCAGATTCAGGCACTGACGCCGCTGCTCAACAAGGGCGCGTCGATCGTGCTCAATGCGTCGATCAATGCGCACATCGGCATGCCGTTGTCGTCGGTTTATGCGGCGAGCAAGGCCGCGTTGATCTCGCTGGCAAAGACGCTATCGGCCGAGTTGTTGCCGCGTGGCGCACGCGTCAATGTGGTCAGCCCGGGCCCGGTCACGACGCCGCTTCATGCGAAGCTCGGTTTCGATGACGACACGAGGGAGCAACTGCGCAATCAGATCCCGCTTGGCCGCTTCGGCGATTCGAGCGAAATCGCGTCGACGGTGCTGCATCTGGCGTCGCCGGAGTCGGGTTTTATTGTCGGCACCGAGATCGTCATCGATGGCGGAATGATCCAGCTTTAA
- a CDS encoding GNAT family N-acetyltransferase, which produces MQQRTNEFGQPIGLPVTNWEGVPKPDGTALTGRYCRLERLDVERHANELYDAYGQAPDARDWTYLSAGPFESFDAFRAHLTRIAATADPFHYTVIDTAKGKAVGTLALMRIDASNGVIEVGFVTFSRLLQKTRAATEAIYLLMRYAFDTLGYRRFEWKCDSLNAPSRSAALRFGFTFEGIFRQAIVVHGRNRDTAWFSIIDSEWPAIRTAFDTWLEPENFDAGGVQRRKLAELIEAQRGAAHVTASR; this is translated from the coding sequence GTGCAGCAGAGAACCAATGAATTCGGTCAGCCGATCGGCTTACCCGTCACGAACTGGGAAGGCGTGCCGAAGCCCGACGGCACGGCGTTGACGGGCCGCTATTGCCGGCTCGAGCGCCTCGATGTCGAGCGGCATGCGAACGAACTGTACGACGCATATGGGCAGGCGCCCGATGCACGCGACTGGACCTATCTAAGCGCGGGACCGTTCGAGTCGTTCGACGCATTCCGCGCGCACCTCACGCGCATCGCCGCCACGGCTGACCCGTTTCACTATACGGTCATCGATACCGCCAAGGGCAAGGCGGTCGGCACGCTCGCGTTGATGCGCATCGATGCGTCCAATGGCGTGATCGAAGTCGGCTTCGTCACGTTCTCGCGGCTGCTGCAGAAAACCCGCGCCGCGACCGAGGCGATTTATCTGCTGATGCGCTACGCGTTCGACACGCTCGGCTATCGCCGCTTCGAATGGAAGTGCGATTCGCTCAATGCGCCGTCGCGCAGTGCGGCACTGCGCTTCGGCTTCACGTTCGAGGGAATTTTCCGCCAGGCCATCGTCGTTCACGGGCGCAATCGCGATACGGCGTGGTTTTCGATTATCGATAGCGAATGGCCCGCGATTCGCACGGCGTTCGATACATGGCTCGAGCCGGAGAACTTCGATGCGGGCGGCGTGCAACGACGCAAACTTGCGGAACTGATCGAGGCGCAACGCGGCGCCGCGCACGTCACGGCTTCACGCTGA
- a CDS encoding alpha/beta fold hydrolase, translating to MNTVTTKDGAHIFYKDWGSGQPIVFSHGWPLDADAWDPQLLFFVQQGFRVIAHDRRGHGRSSQTANGNDMDTYADDLAAVIEHLDLKDAVLVGHSTGGGEVAHYIGRHGTKRVAKAVLIGAVPPLMLKTEKNPGGLPKDVFDGIRKGVADNRSQFYKDLALPFFGYNRPGAKVSQGTIDEFWRQGMSGGIVGHYACIREFSEVDYTADLQKIDVPTLILHGDDDQIVPIDAAGRMSAKIVKNATLKVYPGAPHGMCVTQADKVNADLLEFIKG from the coding sequence ATGAATACGGTCACGACCAAAGACGGCGCCCACATCTTCTACAAGGATTGGGGCAGCGGGCAGCCGATAGTCTTCTCGCATGGCTGGCCGCTCGATGCCGACGCGTGGGATCCGCAATTGCTGTTTTTCGTGCAACAGGGCTTTCGCGTCATTGCGCATGACCGCCGTGGTCATGGTCGCTCGTCGCAAACCGCGAACGGCAACGATATGGATACCTATGCGGACGATCTCGCCGCCGTCATCGAACATCTCGACCTGAAAGATGCCGTGCTCGTTGGTCACTCGACGGGAGGCGGCGAAGTCGCGCATTACATCGGCCGTCATGGCACGAAGCGTGTCGCGAAGGCGGTGCTGATCGGTGCGGTGCCGCCGCTGATGCTGAAAACCGAGAAAAATCCGGGCGGCCTGCCAAAGGATGTGTTCGACGGCATTCGCAAAGGCGTCGCGGATAACCGTTCGCAGTTCTATAAGGACCTCGCGCTGCCGTTCTTCGGCTACAACCGTCCCGGTGCGAAAGTCTCGCAAGGCACGATCGACGAGTTCTGGCGCCAAGGCATGAGCGGCGGCATTGTCGGTCACTACGCGTGCATCCGGGAGTTCTCGGAAGTCGACTACACGGCGGATCTGCAGAAGATCGACGTGCCGACGCTGATCCTGCACGGCGACGACGACCAGATCGTGCCGATCGACGCAGCCGGCCGCATGTCGGCGAAGATCGTGAAGAACGCGACGCTGAAAGTGTATCCGGGCGCGCCGCACGGCATGTGCGTGACGCAGGCCGACAAGGTGAACGCCGATCTGCTCGAGTTCATCAAAGGCTAA
- a CDS encoding VOC family protein, with the protein MDKIATCLWFDGQAEEAAKFYVSVFGNSRIVETSYYNDAIPGKAGEVLTVTFELEGREFVGLNGGPQYTFSPAISMFVKCETQAEVDTLWDRLVEGGAPVQCGWLTDRYGVSWQIVPTVMLRILQDKDREKTKRAMQAMMSMVKLDIAALEKAYAG; encoded by the coding sequence ATGGACAAGATCGCCACGTGTCTCTGGTTCGACGGTCAGGCGGAAGAAGCGGCGAAGTTTTACGTGTCGGTATTCGGTAACAGCCGGATCGTCGAGACGTCGTACTACAACGATGCGATTCCAGGCAAGGCAGGCGAAGTGCTGACGGTAACGTTCGAACTCGAAGGGCGAGAGTTCGTAGGCCTCAATGGCGGCCCGCAGTACACGTTCTCGCCGGCCATCTCGATGTTCGTCAAGTGCGAAACGCAGGCCGAGGTCGACACGCTGTGGGACAGGCTCGTCGAAGGCGGCGCGCCGGTGCAATGCGGCTGGCTGACCGATCGCTATGGGGTCTCTTGGCAAATCGTGCCGACCGTCATGCTCAGAATCCTGCAGGACAAAGACCGCGAAAAAACGAAGCGCGCCATGCAAGCGATGATGAGCATGGTGAAGCTCGACATCGCGGCGCTGGAAAAAGCGTACGCGGGCTAG
- a CDS encoding VOC family protein: MSKPATRTIPEGMHSLTPHIVCAGAADAIEFYKQAFNAVEQVRMPGPGGKVMHASLRIGDSTLMIADEMPECGGGLGPKALKGSPVTIHLYVDNADATIAQAEKAGAKVTMPAADMFWGDRYGQLEDPFGHRWSVATHKVDLSHEEMQAAMQEMMKSRQ, from the coding sequence ATGTCCAAGCCAGCCACGAGAACCATCCCCGAAGGCATGCATTCGCTGACCCCGCATATCGTCTGCGCCGGCGCGGCCGACGCGATCGAGTTCTACAAGCAAGCGTTCAACGCGGTCGAGCAGGTCCGCATGCCTGGGCCCGGCGGCAAGGTGATGCACGCATCGCTGAGAATCGGCGATTCGACACTGATGATCGCCGACGAAATGCCCGAGTGCGGCGGCGGTCTTGGCCCGAAGGCGTTGAAGGGCTCGCCCGTTACGATTCACCTCTACGTCGACAATGCCGATGCAACCATTGCGCAGGCAGAGAAGGCCGGTGCGAAGGTCACGATGCCCGCTGCCGACATGTTCTGGGGCGACCGCTACGGGCAGCTTGAAGATCCGTTTGGGCATCGCTGGTCGGTCGCAACGCACAAGGTCGATCTGTCGCATGAGGAAATGCAGGCGGCGATGCAGGAGATGATGAAGTCGCGTCAGTGA
- a CDS encoding low affinity iron permease family protein, producing the protein MTRNWFSRFSTALSTMAGRPVTFVIAVMLVVVWGASGPLFHFSDTWQLVINTSTTIVTFLMVFLIQNTQNRDTAAMQIKLDELIRAVSGAHNALLDLEELDEKDLTRFRKHYEQLAEAARGALRSGGTDTDSPFVEDRPDNAHQDDAPNQRRRDAHSERECDGQRGREEKR; encoded by the coding sequence GTGACCAGGAACTGGTTCTCCCGATTTTCGACCGCGCTCTCGACGATGGCGGGCCGGCCCGTCACGTTCGTCATCGCCGTGATGCTCGTCGTCGTATGGGGGGCGAGCGGGCCATTGTTTCACTTTAGTGACACGTGGCAACTCGTCATCAATACGTCGACGACGATCGTCACGTTTCTGATGGTGTTCCTGATCCAGAACACACAGAACCGCGACACTGCGGCAATGCAAATCAAGCTCGACGAATTGATACGCGCGGTATCCGGCGCGCATAACGCGCTGCTCGATCTCGAAGAGCTCGATGAAAAGGATTTGACGCGGTTTCGCAAGCATTACGAACAGCTCGCCGAGGCCGCGCGCGGCGCACTGCGCTCGGGCGGCACCGACACCGATTCGCCGTTTGTCGAGGATCGGCCGGACAATGCCCATCAGGACGACGCGCCGAATCAACGGCGCCGTGATGCGCATAGCGAGCGGGAATGTGACGGGCAGCGAGGGCGCGAAGAGAAACGGTAG
- a CDS encoding RNA polymerase sigma factor, translating into MSSAATHRAIEAVWRIESAKVIAHVARIVRDVGVAEELAQDALVAALEHWPKAGVPDNPGAWLMATAKNRALDRWRQEALHARKREEIGHDLDALEAHLVPDFVDALDAARADDIGDDLLRLMFTACHPVLSTDARVALTLRLLGGLTTDEIARAFLVPEPTIAQRIVRAKRTLSAAKVPFEVPQADARAARLASVLEVIYLIFNEGYAATAGDDWTRPALCEEALRLGRVLVGLVPDEGEAYGLAALMEIQASRLRARVDAQGKPVLLPDQDRSRWDPLLIRRGLAALERAESLGGGSGIYTLQAALAACHARAHTADETDWERIVALYDALSQVAPSPVVELNRAVAVGMAFGPAAGLEIVDALGDDPLLAHYHWLPSVRGDLLARLGRREEARAEFERAAAMTRNACERDLLLERAQQMSSGSH; encoded by the coding sequence GTGTCGTCGGCCGCGACGCATCGTGCGATCGAGGCGGTGTGGCGGATCGAATCCGCGAAGGTTATTGCGCACGTCGCGCGCATCGTGCGCGACGTCGGCGTCGCCGAAGAACTGGCGCAGGATGCGCTCGTCGCCGCGCTCGAGCACTGGCCCAAGGCAGGGGTGCCCGACAACCCGGGAGCGTGGCTGATGGCAACCGCAAAAAACCGCGCGCTCGACCGCTGGCGCCAGGAGGCGCTGCACGCGAGGAAGCGCGAAGAAATCGGCCACGACCTCGACGCGCTCGAGGCGCATCTCGTGCCCGATTTCGTCGATGCGCTCGATGCCGCGCGCGCGGACGACATCGGCGACGATCTGCTGCGGCTCATGTTCACCGCGTGCCACCCCGTGCTGTCGACCGATGCACGCGTCGCGTTGACGCTCCGGCTCCTTGGCGGCCTCACCACCGACGAAATCGCGCGCGCGTTTCTCGTGCCTGAACCCACCATCGCACAGCGCATCGTGCGTGCGAAGCGCACGTTGTCTGCCGCGAAGGTGCCGTTCGAAGTGCCGCAGGCCGATGCGCGCGCCGCGCGGCTCGCGTCGGTGCTCGAAGTGATCTACCTGATTTTCAACGAAGGCTATGCGGCAACGGCCGGCGACGACTGGACGCGTCCCGCGCTTTGCGAGGAAGCGCTGCGGCTCGGGCGCGTACTCGTCGGACTCGTGCCCGACGAAGGCGAGGCATATGGTCTCGCCGCGCTAATGGAGATTCAGGCGTCGCGTCTTCGCGCGCGCGTCGATGCGCAAGGCAAGCCGGTGCTGCTGCCCGACCAGGACCGCAGCCGCTGGGACCCGTTGCTGATCCGCCGTGGCCTCGCCGCGCTCGAGCGGGCCGAATCGCTCGGCGGCGGCAGCGGCATCTATACATTGCAGGCCGCGCTGGCGGCGTGCCATGCGCGTGCGCATACGGCCGACGAGACCGACTGGGAACGCATCGTTGCGCTCTACGACGCGCTCTCGCAAGTCGCGCCGTCGCCGGTTGTCGAGTTGAATCGTGCAGTGGCGGTCGGCATGGCATTCGGTCCGGCCGCCGGACTCGAGATCGTCGATGCGCTTGGTGACGATCCGCTGCTCGCGCATTACCACTGGCTTCCGAGCGTACGCGGCGACCTGCTTGCCAGGCTTGGCCGGCGCGAAGAAGCGCGCGCCGAATTCGAACGCGCGGCGGCGATGACGCGCAACGCATGCGAGCGCGACCTGCTCCTCGAGCGCGCGCAGCAAATGAGTAGCGGCTCGCACTGA
- a CDS encoding VOC family protein, with the protein MHKQIYLNIAVDDLERSKSFFASLGFTFEPKFTDQNAACMIVGENIFTMLLTKPFFGNFTTKPLADASKSTEALICLSCESRAEVDGLVAKALAAGGSVPRKPQDYGFMYSHGFEDLDGHIWELAYMDPNVPMPDQAAAPAAPDAR; encoded by the coding sequence ATGCACAAGCAGATTTACCTGAATATCGCGGTCGACGATCTCGAGCGCTCCAAATCCTTTTTCGCGAGCCTCGGCTTCACGTTCGAGCCGAAATTCACCGACCAGAACGCCGCCTGCATGATCGTCGGCGAAAACATCTTCACGATGCTGCTGACGAAGCCGTTCTTCGGCAACTTCACGACGAAGCCGCTCGCCGATGCTTCGAAGAGCACCGAAGCGTTGATCTGCCTGTCGTGCGAGAGCCGCGCCGAAGTCGACGGTCTGGTTGCAAAAGCGCTCGCAGCGGGCGGTTCGGTGCCGCGCAAGCCGCAAGACTACGGCTTTATGTACAGCCACGGCTTTGAAGACCTGGACGGCCACATCTGGGAGCTTGCCTACATGGACCCGAATGTGCCGATGCCGGACCAGGCGGCAGCGCCGGCTGCGCCGGACGCTCGTTGA
- a CDS encoding YciI family protein yields the protein MRFMIMVKANADSEAGRMPDEELISAMATYHEELAKSGVLLDASGLQPTSKGWRIRYDNGRRTVIDGPFAETKELLAGYTLIQVRSREEAMEWARRFPAPFGEHAAGEIEVRQLFGLDDFEPSPSMDRFRKLEGTNH from the coding sequence ATGCGATTCATGATCATGGTGAAGGCTAACGCGGACAGCGAAGCCGGCAGGATGCCGGATGAAGAACTGATCTCCGCCATGGCGACTTATCACGAGGAACTCGCGAAGTCGGGCGTACTGCTCGACGCGAGCGGCCTGCAGCCCACATCGAAGGGTTGGCGCATCCGCTACGACAACGGCCGGCGCACGGTCATTGACGGCCCGTTCGCCGAGACGAAGGAACTGCTCGCCGGCTACACGCTGATCCAGGTGCGTTCGCGCGAAGAAGCAATGGAGTGGGCGCGGCGCTTTCCGGCACCGTTCGGGGAGCACGCGGCGGGTGAGATCGAAGTGCGCCAACTTTTCGGGCTCGACGATTTCGAACCGAGCCCGTCGATGGACCGTTTCCGCAAACTCGAAGGCACGAACCACTGA
- a CDS encoding YciI family protein yields MAYMLLIVEPVDQREERGEIAGREVFAEMVRYRDSLKERGVLISGESLTTAKKGKRLQVQDGKARVVDGPFAEVKEMIGGFFLLDCETQDEALALAAECPAARWCTIEVRKLGPCFQ; encoded by the coding sequence ATGGCTTATATGCTGCTCATCGTCGAGCCGGTCGATCAGCGCGAAGAACGCGGGGAAATCGCCGGACGCGAGGTCTTTGCCGAAATGGTGCGGTATCGCGACTCGCTGAAAGAGCGCGGCGTACTGATTTCGGGCGAATCGCTCACCACCGCGAAAAAGGGCAAGCGCCTGCAAGTACAGGACGGCAAGGCGCGCGTTGTCGACGGGCCGTTCGCCGAGGTGAAAGAAATGATCGGCGGGTTCTTTCTGCTGGACTGCGAAACGCAGGATGAAGCTCTCGCGCTTGCTGCCGAATGCCCGGCCGCTCGGTGGTGCACGATCGAAGTGCGCAAGCTGGGGCCTTGTTTCCAGTAG